CTTCTTTGTCAGTGTAACGCGTTACCATTTCTTGCAGCCGATTTTTGAAAGAGCGCAACTCATCTTTCCAAAAGGCCAGCTCACTTCGCCAATGTTGGTGTTCAAAATGCAAATCTGAATTGTAAAATATTTCTTCCATTTTTTCCATGACAAATTTTATTATTGATCAGTTTTTGTTTGTTTGTCTTTTTTTTCATTTGATGAAAGAGACAGACATAGCTATTCACTTGGCACCATCTGCCAATATCTTTTCACTTCTTTTCCCCAAGAGTTTCTCAAGGTCTTCTTTGTCAACCACTTCTTGCCTTAGGAGGAGCTGTGCCAGTTTTTCAAGCTCTTCCCTATGATCCAACAACAGGGTCTTGGTGCGTTCATAGGCGGTGGTTACCAGATTTTGTACTTCTTTATCGATCAATTTGGCCATTTCTTCGCTGTAGGGCTTTCCCAAAATGCGTTCGTTCTGGCCAGTGGAATCGTAATAACTGATAGGGCCAATTTCTTCGTCAAGCCCATAATAGGACACCATGGTATAGGCTTGTTTGGTGACTTTTTCAAGGTCATCCAAAGCACCTGAAGATATTTCGTCAAAGATGATTTCTTCTGCGGCTCTTCCACCCAGCGAAGCGCATATTTGGTCCATGAACTGTGATTTGGTCACAATTTGCCGTTCTTCGGGCAAGTACCAGGCAGAACCCAATGATTTCCCTCTCGGAATAATGGACACCTTGACCAGGGAGTCTACATTCTTAAGGTGCCAACTAACCACAGCATGACCAGCTTCGTGATATGCTACGATTTCCTTTTCTTTGGGCGAGATGATCTTACTCTTGCGTTCCAAACCACCGATGACACGGTCGCGGGCTTCCATAAAATCTTGCTGTTCCACTTCCGATTTCTTTTTTCTTGCGGCAATCAATGCGGCTTCGTTGCAGATGTTGGCGATATCGGCCCCTGAAAAACCGGGGCTCAATTTGGCCAAGAGATCCACATCCACATTTTCTGAAAGTTTTAAAGGTCTCAGGTGTACCCCGAAAATTTCTTTTCGTTCTTCTTTGGTCGGCAACTCCAAATATATATGGCGATCGAACCTACCGGGCCGCAAAAGGGCCTTGTCAAGCACATCGGGGCGGTTGGTGGCGGCGAGTACGATGACCCCTGTATTGGGGCCAAAGCCGTCAAGCTCGGTGAGCAATTGGTTCAATGTGCTTTCGCGCTCATCGTTCGCCTGAAAGGCGTTGATTTTGCCACGCGAACGCCCTACGGCGTCGATTTCATCGATAAAAACAATGCTGGGTGCTTTTTCCTTGGCCTTCTTAAAGAGGTCTCGTACCCTAGAGGCACCGACGCCAACGAACATCTCTACGAACTCAGATCCCGACATCGAGAAGAAAGGTACGCCAGCTTCGCCAGCCACCGCTTTGGCCATAAGGGTCTTGCCGGTGCCCGGTGGACCTACGAGCATTACGCCTTTTGGTATCTTGGCACCCAATTTGGTATACGTTTCAGGGTTTTTAAGGAAATCGACCACTTCCATAACCTCGGCCTTCGCCTCTTTTAGTCCGGCGACATCTTTGAAGGTAGCCGAACTCTTGGTTCCCTTTTCTGATATTCTTGGTGCCGATTTCCCAAAATTGAATAACGGGTTACTGCCAGCTCCACCACCGCCCATTCTCCTAAGCATGTACACCCAAAACAGTATGATGATGCCCAAGGGAAGCAGCCAAGAGAATATGGTGATCCAGTTGGTGCGGTTCTCATAACGAACATCGATTTTTTCAATGTCGGGCATACCCTCTTGCGCTCTTTGCAATTTGCCCTCAAAACTCTCGACCGAGCCAATGGTGATATAATAGTGTGGGCCAATTTCTGACGTCAAGACACCATCGGTGACTTCTTTGAAATCTTCATCATCGAGTCGATCTTTTTTAAGGTAGATCTCTGCGATTTCTTTGTTGACGACCACAATTCTTTCAACGGCATTCTTGGCAAGCACGTTCTCCTCGAATTTTGCCCAACTGATTTCGGTTGCCCTTCCCAAGGGGTTTGAGACTATCGAGAAAAATAGTATAAAACCGAGCAATAGCCAATAAAACCAGCTGATGCCATAGCCCCCATAAGGTCGCTTTGGCATTTTACCTCCTTTTTTTGGGTTATTATTTTGTGGGTCATGCGCCATTCTTTTCCAAGATTGCAAATTGATCCAATGCTTCGAGCGCTTCACAGCCATAGACCACCGATGGGCCACCGCCCATCAATATGGCCACGCCAATGGTCTCTAATATTTCTTGAGAAGAAGCTCCTGCGGCCAGTGCATCGTGCACATGATAGGCGACACAGCCGTCACAGCGCACGGTAATAGCAATGCCCAGAGCAATAAGTTCTTTGGTTTTGGAAGAAAGTACGCCCTTGGCGGTACTGGCAGTATGCAGTTCTCCAAAACTGTGCATGGTTGCAGGAATATGCTGTCGCAGTTTTTTCATGTTCCGCGTCAAGTCGTTGTACTTTTTTGAATGGTCTTTGATCATAACTTTATTTTTTTGAATAGGTACGCCCTATTTTGTCAAGGTTTTAAGGTGAACATATAACCAAAACTAGCTTACCCAGTTGAAGTTTGAAATGATACAGGTCATTTGCGTGAAGGTTCTACCGTTTTGTTTTAACGACGATATTGAGCGCTGCCATGAAAAGCCTCGCGAATTGGGAAAGGCAATGGGAAAAGTACACAGGATGCGTGAATCAATGTCAAGAGACCATATCGAATGCCTGTTTCGCAATCTCAAGTTCCTCATCGGTGGCAATGACCAATATCTTGACCTTTGAAGTGCCTGTGTTGATTTCCATGAGGGAATCTGATCTTGATTCGTTTTTCGCATCATCCAATTTTAGGCCCAAATAATCCATATCGGCACAGACCCTTTTTCGCATTCGACTTGAATTTTCACCAATGCCCGCCGTAAACACAATGGCATCCAATCCGTTCATGGCGGCGGTGTAGGCCCCGATATATTTTTTAATGCGATGGGCATTCATTTCAAGGGCCAGTTGGCAACTTGTGTTTCCCTTTTCCGCTTCGGCCTCAATATCGCGCAGATCGCTGAACCCAGTAAGGCCCAGCATGCCACTCTTTTTGGTCAACAGGGTGTTCACTTCTTCCAAGGTATATCCCAAACTATCGACCAAGTGGAAAATAACCGAATGGTCTATGTCGCCGCTTCGCGAACCCATGATGAGTCCGTTCGAGGGGGCAAATCCAAGGCTGTGGTCCACACTTTTGCCATCGGCCACTGCGGTCATGCTGCAACCATTGCCCAGATGGATGGTGATGATTTTTGATTTGTCTTTCTTTAAATACGCAATGGCCTTTTCTGAGACATACTTGTGGCTGGTGCCATGAAACCCATATACCTGAATGCCGTGGTTCTCGTAAAATTCGTTGGGAATGGCATATTTGCGTGCCTTAACGGGCATGGTCTGGTGAAAGGCGGTATCAAAGACGGCCACCTGTTTGGCTCTGGGAAATAATTGTTCCGCTATAAGGATGCCCTCTAAATTATGCGGATTGTGCAAGGGGGCCAAAGCGGCAAACTCCTTTATTTCTTCCTTGACCGCTTGGGTGATTAAAGTGGTCTTGGCGAATGAGTCCCCGCCATGTACCACTCGATGGCCTACGGCAGCGATCTCATCAGGGCTTTTTATGGCCCCTTTTTTAGGATGCAGCAGCATATCCGCAATTTTTTGAAACCCTTCTTTATGGGTCTTGACCGCGTACTCTTTCTTGAAATCAACAACATTGGTCTTGTATGTCAGCACAGCATCATCAGAACCGATACGTTCGACCCTGCCCGAACATACCACTCTTTGGGCCGGCATGGCGATCAGTTGGAATTTTATGGAGGAGCTTCCGGCGTTGATAATGAGGATATTCATTTTTTAAGTTGATCGGTTACCAAGTTATCGGTTTGTTGTTTTTTGTTATTCCTTTACAGAAATTATTCAGCTTACATTCCCTGTGCCTGTATGGCCGTGATGATGACCGTGTTCACAATATCATCAACTGTACAGCCGCGGCTTAGGTCGTTCACGGGTTTTCTGAGTCCTTGCAACATGGGGCCAATGGCGAGGGCACCGGTCTCGCGCTGCACTGCCTTGTAGGTGTTGTTGCCCGTATTGAGATCAGGAAAAATAAAGATTGTTGCTTGGCCCGCCACCTGCGAATCGGGCAATTTGCTCCTGCCGACCTGAAGATCAACGGCGGCATCATACTGTATAGGCCCCTCGATTTTCAGGTCGGGCCGTTTTTGTTTCACGAGTTCGGTGGCCGTGCGTACGCGATCGACATCCTCTCCCATACCCGAAGTGCCCGACGAATACGATAGCATGGCGATTTTGGGCTCAATGCCGAAAGCGGCACCGGTATCTGCCGATGAAATCGCGATTTCTGCCAATTGCTCTGCCGTTGGGTTGGGGTTGATGGCACAATCGCCAAAGACCACCACCCGATCGGGCAGGCACATAAAAAAGATGGAAGACACCAACGAGACCCCGGGTACGGTCTTTATGAATTGTAGGGCCGGCCGTATGGTGTGCTGGGTGGTGTGTACGGCCCCAGATACCATACCGTCTGCATGGCCCTTATAGACCATCATGGTGCCGAAATAGGATACATCGGTCATGAGGTCGCGTGCCATGGCGCGGTTGAGGTTTTTATGTTTTCGCAACTCGTAGAGCGTCTCGGCATAGTCGTCAAAACAATCGGCCGATGCGGGATCGAGGATCGATATTTTACCAATATCCAGATCTAGGTCGAGTTGTGTGACTTTCTCTGTGATCTGTTGTGGGTCGCCGAGCAACGTGATGGTGGCCGCACCGGTATCGACCAATTCTTTTGCGGCATATAGGATGCGTTCGTCGGATCCCTCGGGCAGTACAATATGTTTTTTGTCGGTCTGTGCCGTTTTGAGCAGGTTGTATTGGAACATTCTAGGGGTAATGCCATTGGGGGTAAAGGTGATCAGCCGATCGGCAAGCTCTTCCACGGGGGTGTATTTGGCAAAATCCTGTATTGAAGTGGTTATTTTCTGGGTGTTCTCTGCATAAATTTTCGGTGCAATGGCTCCAACGCGATTGGTAATATCAAAGGTATCGTCTTGCACTGATATAATAGGAACAACTTCTGATAGCCCTTCAATCAATTTAATAATGGATTCTTCAGGCCGCAGCCCACCGGTGAGCACGATTCCCGAGACGGTCGGATAGTTGGAGGACAGGTTCGCCTGCAAGGCCCCCAAGATAATATCGGCACGGTCGCCGGGGGTAATGACCAAGCCGTCTTCTCGCAAGTGTGTCAGGTAATTGCGCAGTTGCATCGCCCCCACACCAAAATGCCCCGCTTGGTTGTTCATATAATCTTCGCCAAAAAGCACTTCGCCCTCAAGCTGGTCAACAATTTCCTTGATGGTGGGGTTGCCCAAGATTGGGTTCAGTGGAATGGTGCCCACAAGCACATCGTCGGGCAGTTCATTTTTGAGAGCCTCTTTGACCAAGGTCACGTTTTCGGGCCGGATCTTGTTGGCGACCAGCATGACCACCTCTACTCCCTTGTCTTTGAACGAGTCGTAGGCGAGGTACATGTCTCCGATGAACTCATCGAGTGTCTTGCCCACACCACTGGTCAAGATAATTGTCGGTATGCCCAAGTTCTTGGCCATGAGCACGTTGATGTCCCATTCGATGATACCGCCCTCACCGGTGAAATCGGTGCCTTCCACAAGCACAAAATCAAACCGGTCTTCAATCGCCTTGTACTTTCGTATGATTTTGTCGAGCACCTCATCCTCTTTGTTCTTGTTGAGCTTTTTTACCACTTGGCTCCGGGTAAAGGCATAGGCCTCATCATGTTTCAGATCCAGTTCAAAATAGGAGATGACGGTGTGGATGTGGTTGTCCTCTTTTCCATCGACAAGGTCATCGATAATGGGCCTGAAATAGCCCACTTTGGCAATCTTGCCCAACAACACCTGCATCAATCCGAGAGAAACGATTGATTTGCCGCTCTTGGGTTCGGTGGTGGCAATATAAACGGCTTTGTTCATGACCATTCTTGGGTTTGAGGCTGCAAATTTATGGGATTCTTTTACGGTAATCCATCTATTTGTCCTGATAATAAAGATTTTTGTTTTTTGAAAGGCATATTGGGCATTGTTGAACATTTTTTCATGACCGGCAAATTTTTTGGGCGAAAGTATTGTACCAGGTCAACACGTTAAATGATATGGGTCAGAAAAAGCGAAGAATCTTTTATGTAAAGAGGGTGACATTCAAGGTAACCCAAAGACGAAAAAACCAAAACCCAAAATTCTACAGCAACTGATTTTCGTCATGGTAATTCTTGTTTCCCTCAGCTAATTTTAAGCCCT
This portion of the Flagellimonas lutaonensis genome encodes:
- the ftsH gene encoding ATP-dependent zinc metalloprotease FtsH, which gives rise to MPKRPYGGYGISWFYWLLLGFILFFSIVSNPLGRATEISWAKFEENVLAKNAVERIVVVNKEIAEIYLKKDRLDDEDFKEVTDGVLTSEIGPHYYITIGSVESFEGKLQRAQEGMPDIEKIDVRYENRTNWITIFSWLLPLGIIILFWVYMLRRMGGGGAGSNPLFNFGKSAPRISEKGTKSSATFKDVAGLKEAKAEVMEVVDFLKNPETYTKLGAKIPKGVMLVGPPGTGKTLMAKAVAGEAGVPFFSMSGSEFVEMFVGVGASRVRDLFKKAKEKAPSIVFIDEIDAVGRSRGKINAFQANDERESTLNQLLTELDGFGPNTGVIVLAATNRPDVLDKALLRPGRFDRHIYLELPTKEERKEIFGVHLRPLKLSENVDVDLLAKLSPGFSGADIANICNEAALIAARKKKSEVEQQDFMEARDRVIGGLERKSKIISPKEKEIVAYHEAGHAVVSWHLKNVDSLVKVSIIPRGKSLGSAWYLPEERQIVTKSQFMDQICASLGGRAAEEIIFDEISSGALDDLEKVTKQAYTMVSYYGLDEEIGPISYYDSTGQNERILGKPYSEEMAKLIDKEVQNLVTTAYERTKTLLLDHREELEKLAQLLLRQEVVDKEDLEKLLGKRSEKILADGAK
- a CDS encoding carboxymuconolactone decarboxylase family protein, with product MIKDHSKKYNDLTRNMKKLRQHIPATMHSFGELHTASTAKGVLSSKTKELIALGIAITVRCDGCVAYHVHDALAAGASSQEILETIGVAILMGGGPSVVYGCEALEALDQFAILEKNGA
- a CDS encoding acetate/propionate family kinase, translated to MNILIINAGSSSIKFQLIAMPAQRVVCSGRVERIGSDDAVLTYKTNVVDFKKEYAVKTHKEGFQKIADMLLHPKKGAIKSPDEIAAVGHRVVHGGDSFAKTTLITQAVKEEIKEFAALAPLHNPHNLEGILIAEQLFPRAKQVAVFDTAFHQTMPVKARKYAIPNEFYENHGIQVYGFHGTSHKYVSEKAIAYLKKDKSKIITIHLGNGCSMTAVADGKSVDHSLGFAPSNGLIMGSRSGDIDHSVIFHLVDSLGYTLEEVNTLLTKKSGMLGLTGFSDLRDIEAEAEKGNTSCQLALEMNAHRIKKYIGAYTAAMNGLDAIVFTAGIGENSSRMRKRVCADMDYLGLKLDDAKNESRSDSLMEINTGTSKVKILVIATDEELEIAKQAFDMVS
- the pta gene encoding phosphate acetyltransferase yields the protein MNKAVYIATTEPKSGKSIVSLGLMQVLLGKIAKVGYFRPIIDDLVDGKEDNHIHTVISYFELDLKHDEAYAFTRSQVVKKLNKNKEDEVLDKIIRKYKAIEDRFDFVLVEGTDFTGEGGIIEWDINVLMAKNLGIPTIILTSGVGKTLDEFIGDMYLAYDSFKDKGVEVVMLVANKIRPENVTLVKEALKNELPDDVLVGTIPLNPILGNPTIKEIVDQLEGEVLFGEDYMNNQAGHFGVGAMQLRNYLTHLREDGLVITPGDRADIILGALQANLSSNYPTVSGIVLTGGLRPEESIIKLIEGLSEVVPIISVQDDTFDITNRVGAIAPKIYAENTQKITTSIQDFAKYTPVEELADRLITFTPNGITPRMFQYNLLKTAQTDKKHIVLPEGSDERILYAAKELVDTGAATITLLGDPQQITEKVTQLDLDLDIGKISILDPASADCFDDYAETLYELRKHKNLNRAMARDLMTDVSYFGTMMVYKGHADGMVSGAVHTTQHTIRPALQFIKTVPGVSLVSSIFFMCLPDRVVVFGDCAINPNPTAEQLAEIAISSADTGAAFGIEPKIAMLSYSSGTSGMGEDVDRVRTATELVKQKRPDLKIEGPIQYDAAVDLQVGRSKLPDSQVAGQATIFIFPDLNTGNNTYKAVQRETGALAIGPMLQGLRKPVNDLSRGCTVDDIVNTVIITAIQAQGM